Proteins encoded in a region of the Candidatus Moanabacter tarae genome:
- a CDS encoding NDMA-dependent alcohol dehydrogenase, whose translation MKTKAAVAYEVGKPVVVEEIDLRPPRENEVLVKIRASGVCHSDLSLLNGTIVHALPEVLGHEGAGTVVEVGKGVYQCKPGDPVMLSFVLCCGKCEQCKSGHHTLCEVHFENDRGRLLDNSCRFHKNGLEINQFSRLGTMSEYTVVPVDTVIPMPEGSSLRTASLIGCGVSTGIGAVTRAAKVREGESVCVIGTGGVGLNAVQGARLAGADPIIAVDRLENKLQAATEFGASHTVNSSERDAVEAVKEITSGKGVHYAIEVIGITSTMEMAFSMLRPGGNAVIVGIAAQDQKVQIPAAMLPYGERRISGTFMGSCNPKEDMPHFLKLYEEKKLKLDELVTRFYKLEEVNDAFADLEAGKNIRGVIDFGD comes from the coding sequence ATGAAAACAAAAGCCGCAGTCGCCTATGAAGTAGGAAAACCGGTCGTAGTTGAAGAAATCGACTTACGGCCACCTCGAGAGAATGAGGTCCTCGTTAAAATTAGAGCCAGTGGGGTATGTCACAGTGACCTCTCTTTGCTAAACGGAACCATTGTTCACGCCCTTCCAGAAGTTCTCGGACACGAAGGAGCTGGAACCGTTGTAGAAGTTGGAAAGGGAGTCTATCAATGTAAACCCGGAGATCCTGTCATGCTCTCATTCGTCCTCTGCTGTGGCAAATGTGAACAATGTAAATCCGGCCATCATACTCTATGTGAGGTCCACTTCGAAAACGATCGTGGCCGATTACTAGACAACTCATGTCGATTTCACAAGAATGGGCTAGAGATCAACCAATTTTCGCGCCTCGGAACAATGTCCGAGTACACAGTCGTTCCCGTAGATACAGTAATTCCTATGCCTGAAGGAAGCTCCCTTAGAACTGCTTCTCTAATTGGTTGTGGTGTATCAACGGGGATTGGAGCTGTTACCCGAGCAGCCAAAGTAAGGGAAGGAGAAAGTGTTTGTGTGATTGGTACCGGAGGAGTGGGACTGAACGCTGTCCAGGGGGCTCGACTAGCGGGAGCAGATCCTATTATCGCGGTTGATAGACTAGAAAACAAACTTCAGGCAGCAACAGAGTTTGGAGCCTCCCATACGGTAAATTCATCCGAAAGAGACGCTGTTGAAGCAGTGAAAGAAATAACCTCAGGGAAAGGTGTCCATTATGCCATAGAGGTAATCGGCATTACCTCAACCATGGAGATGGCTTTCAGTATGCTTCGCCCTGGAGGAAACGCTGTCATTGTCGGTATAGCAGCACAGGATCAAAAAGTTCAGATACCTGCAGCCATGCTACCTTACGGCGAACGGCGAATTTCTGGAACATTTATGGGGTCATGTAATCCTAAAGAAGACATGCCTCACTTTCTAAAACTCTACGAAGAGAAGAAACTAAAATTGGATGAATTAGTAACCAGGTTCTACAAACTTGAGGAAGTTAACGATGCTTTCGCTGACCTCGAAGCAGGTAAAAACATCAGAGGCGTAATAGACTTCGGAGATTAA
- the pgl_4 gene encoding 6-phosphogluconolactonase translates to MSEKTKDTLVYFGTATAGESDGIYRCWLNSDNGELTGVALAANIGNPGFLAIHPSGLYLYSTGEKLEGDERDAGSVNAFSRKLTNGDLQLINRQSSVGAGPCHISIDENGNSLFVANYGGGSAAAFPVMSDGSLGEANSFIQHKGKSGVHPTRQNQSHAHSIFLDPSNRFALVCDLGLDQVLVYRIKPGIARLDPNNPPFARVAGGAGPRHLAFHQNRKWVYVLNEINSTVTVFSFNEEIGSLKEEQSISALPKDTSIESTCAEIILSPDGHFLYASNRGHDSLAIYSVNEENGLLESVGHQSVLGRTPRNFAFDPTGNFVIVANQDTSDVYSFLYDEKSGNLEPTGSRIEIPNPICVRMIASS, encoded by the coding sequence ATGAGTGAAAAAACTAAAGATACACTTGTCTACTTTGGAACCGCAACGGCTGGTGAATCAGATGGCATTTATCGGTGTTGGCTTAATAGTGACAATGGAGAACTGACTGGGGTTGCTTTAGCAGCGAATATAGGGAATCCAGGTTTTCTCGCTATTCACCCATCAGGGCTTTATCTTTACTCCACTGGGGAAAAACTGGAAGGTGATGAGAGAGATGCAGGATCTGTTAATGCTTTTAGCCGGAAACTCACAAACGGTGATTTGCAGTTAATAAATAGACAATCATCTGTTGGTGCGGGGCCTTGTCATATTTCCATAGACGAAAATGGAAATAGTCTTTTCGTTGCCAATTATGGTGGGGGAAGTGCAGCGGCATTTCCCGTCATGTCTGACGGAAGTTTGGGTGAGGCAAACTCGTTTATCCAGCATAAGGGGAAATCGGGGGTGCATCCAACTAGACAGAATCAATCTCACGCTCATTCAATTTTTCTGGATCCATCGAATCGCTTTGCTTTGGTTTGTGATCTTGGGTTGGACCAGGTATTAGTGTACAGAATCAAGCCAGGTATTGCGAGGCTTGATCCGAATAACCCACCCTTTGCTAGGGTTGCCGGAGGAGCTGGGCCAAGGCACCTTGCTTTTCATCAAAACCGGAAATGGGTTTATGTCCTTAACGAGATCAATTCTACCGTAACTGTCTTTTCTTTCAACGAAGAGATAGGCTCTCTAAAGGAAGAACAGTCGATATCTGCATTACCGAAAGACACTAGTATAGAAAGTACATGTGCCGAGATTATATTGAGCCCTGATGGTCACTTTCTCTATGCATCAAATCGTGGGCATGACTCGCTTGCGATCTATTCCGTCAATGAGGAGAATGGCCTACTGGAATCAGTAGGCCATCAATCTGTTCTGGGTAGAACTCCGCGAAATTTTGCCTTTGACCCTACCGGGAATTTCGTGATCGTTGCTAACCAGGATACGAGTGACGTTTATTCTTTTCTTTACGATGAGAAAAGTGGCAACTTGGAGCCAACTGGTTCTCGTATCGAGATACCTAATCCCATCTGTGTTAGGATGATAGCTTCGTCTTGA
- the cdhA gene encoding Caffeine dehydrogenase subunit alpha, with amino-acid sequence MKNGNYEIIGTRPVRHDGIDKVTGRAVYGADVRLPKMLYGKVKRSPYAHAKIVSIDCSKALEMPGVKAVATADDLVNTVDRMSDIGETVVNTREIAQNSLASDKVLYKGHSIAAVAATSPHIAEEALDLIQVEYDPLPPVIDVLEAMSDDAPLLDEKLTTRSMGEDSKKPSNIASHNQYKIGNPEKQFVEADVIVEREFRTATVHQGYIEPHNTTVYWREDGTVTVWVSTQGPFQIRDQLADVLQIPVSKIKVIPTEIGGGFGAKFPIYMEPAAAVMSQKTRCPVKMVMTRTEEFEATGPAPGSYIKVKMGATNDGKIVAAEAYLAYEAGAYPGSAVGAGAMCIFSPYNIDSLIIDAYDVVVNKPKSTAYRAPGAPNAAFAAETVIDELAEKLDLDPLQFRLANGAEEGTRRADSVKFSRIGCKETVQAAIDSDHYQSQLIGPNRGRGIASGYWMNGGGQSAATLSVNPNGTVNLLEGSADIGGSRASMAIIVAETLGIKADDVNPQVVDTDSVGFTDGTGGSRVTYATGHACYLAATELKEKMIERAAQELEVDKGAIVFDEGRFIDRNNNHKNLSFKEVASNQRDTGGPLTADGAVNAEGPTNGFATHIVDVEVDPETGKVEILRYTAVQDVGTAIHPSYVEGQLQGGVAQGIGWALNEEFYFNKDGSLANTSFLDYRMPTPFDVPMIETILVEVPNPLSPHGIRGVGEVPIVPPLAAIANAVYHAVGERVDTLPITPARLSAAMGSRK; translated from the coding sequence ATGAAGAATGGAAATTACGAAATTATTGGCACACGCCCGGTCAGACATGATGGCATCGACAAGGTTACCGGAAGAGCAGTCTACGGTGCTGATGTGCGGCTTCCCAAAATGCTTTATGGAAAAGTAAAGCGAAGCCCCTATGCCCACGCAAAGATAGTTTCGATTGACTGCAGCAAGGCTCTGGAAATGCCAGGAGTCAAGGCAGTCGCAACGGCCGATGATCTTGTTAACACCGTTGATAGGATGTCTGATATTGGCGAAACGGTCGTGAATACGAGAGAAATTGCCCAAAACTCCCTCGCTTCAGATAAAGTACTCTACAAAGGGCATTCGATAGCCGCAGTAGCTGCCACAAGCCCTCACATAGCAGAAGAAGCCCTTGATTTGATCCAAGTTGAATACGATCCCCTCCCACCTGTTATCGACGTTTTGGAAGCAATGTCAGATGACGCTCCATTACTCGACGAGAAACTTACTACTCGGTCAATGGGAGAAGATTCTAAAAAACCCAGTAACATTGCTTCCCACAATCAATACAAAATTGGAAATCCCGAAAAACAATTTGTTGAAGCCGATGTTATTGTTGAACGCGAGTTTCGGACTGCTACCGTACATCAAGGCTACATTGAACCCCATAATACGACTGTCTATTGGAGAGAAGATGGAACCGTCACCGTATGGGTAAGCACCCAGGGTCCATTCCAGATTAGAGACCAACTAGCCGATGTTCTTCAAATACCAGTTTCTAAGATCAAAGTTATTCCAACTGAAATCGGCGGAGGATTCGGAGCCAAATTTCCTATATATATGGAACCAGCTGCTGCGGTAATGTCACAAAAAACCAGATGTCCGGTCAAAATGGTGATGACTAGAACTGAAGAATTTGAGGCCACTGGTCCTGCTCCTGGTTCATATATCAAAGTCAAAATGGGAGCTACTAATGACGGGAAAATAGTTGCCGCCGAAGCATATCTTGCCTACGAAGCTGGTGCCTATCCCGGTTCCGCTGTAGGTGCTGGTGCAATGTGTATTTTCTCTCCATATAATATAGATAGTCTCATCATCGACGCCTATGACGTCGTAGTAAATAAACCAAAGTCAACTGCCTACAGAGCCCCAGGAGCACCAAATGCCGCTTTTGCTGCGGAAACAGTTATTGACGAACTGGCAGAGAAACTAGATCTCGATCCGTTACAGTTTCGTCTAGCTAATGGCGCTGAGGAAGGGACTCGCCGTGCGGACAGTGTGAAATTCAGTCGAATCGGTTGTAAAGAAACAGTCCAGGCTGCTATCGACTCCGATCACTATCAATCTCAATTAATTGGACCTAATCGCGGCCGCGGAATCGCCTCAGGATACTGGATGAACGGCGGCGGCCAATCTGCTGCTACTCTAAGTGTAAATCCAAATGGAACTGTTAATCTGCTGGAAGGCTCAGCAGATATCGGTGGAAGTCGTGCTTCAATGGCAATCATCGTAGCAGAAACATTGGGTATAAAAGCAGATGATGTTAATCCTCAAGTTGTTGATACAGACTCGGTTGGGTTTACTGACGGAACCGGAGGAAGTCGTGTTACCTATGCAACCGGACATGCCTGCTATCTGGCAGCAACGGAGCTTAAGGAAAAAATGATCGAGCGTGCTGCCCAAGAATTAGAAGTGGACAAGGGTGCAATTGTATTTGATGAGGGCCGGTTCATTGATCGTAACAATAATCACAAGAATCTTAGCTTTAAGGAAGTAGCCTCCAATCAGAGGGATACCGGGGGCCCGCTTACAGCCGATGGTGCTGTCAATGCAGAAGGACCAACTAATGGTTTTGCAACTCACATCGTCGACGTTGAGGTTGACCCTGAAACAGGGAAGGTTGAAATCCTCCGGTATACGGCAGTCCAGGATGTCGGTACCGCAATTCATCCCAGCTATGTTGAAGGCCAACTGCAAGGAGGAGTGGCCCAGGGAATAGGCTGGGCATTGAATGAGGAATTCTACTTTAACAAAGATGGATCTCTTGCGAATACCAGTTTTCTTGACTACCGCATGCCCACACCTTTTGACGTCCCGATGATTGAAACGATTCTTGTCGAGGTACCCAATCCTTTAAGTCCACACGGTATTCGAGGGGTCGGAGAAGTTCCTATTGTGCCTCCCCTCGCTGCAATTGCCAATGCCGTATATCACGCCGTAGGCGAACGCGTAGATACTTTACCAATCACACCGGCTCGTCTTAGCGCCGCTATGGGAAGTAGAAAATAG
- the ytbE gene encoding putative oxidoreductase YtbE, which yields MDYSKVKPSIRNRILLNNGTFIPQLGLGVYLLGANSRSVEIMKVAVKHGYRHIDTAAFYGNEAEVGEAIRESGIARSELYVTTKLWNNDHGYDATIRAFEKSMKLMGLDYIDLYLIHWPVRGVRRESWRALEMLYEEGQCKAIGVSNYMVHHLEELLEQCKVVPTVNQIEMHPFIYRYRHEVINLCLENSICVECYSPLTKGVRLHDHDLVTTAENYGKSTAQILIRWGLQKGFITIPKSENLIRIAENADVFDFEIEDTDMEKLDQLNENYSCTWDPTDEP from the coding sequence ATGGATTATAGTAAGGTTAAGCCATCCATTAGAAACCGCATCCTCCTTAATAACGGAACCTTTATTCCGCAACTGGGGTTGGGTGTTTATCTTTTGGGAGCTAATTCTCGTTCGGTTGAAATTATGAAAGTCGCAGTTAAACATGGCTATCGGCATATCGATACAGCGGCTTTTTATGGGAATGAGGCTGAAGTAGGAGAGGCGATACGGGAATCTGGAATCGCAAGATCTGAGCTCTATGTAACAACCAAACTTTGGAACAATGATCATGGCTACGATGCTACTATTAGAGCATTCGAAAAGAGTATGAAGTTAATGGGGCTTGATTATATTGATCTCTACTTAATTCACTGGCCTGTGAGAGGCGTTCGTAGGGAATCATGGCGAGCGCTTGAGATGCTATACGAAGAAGGGCAGTGCAAGGCAATTGGAGTAAGCAACTACATGGTTCACCATTTGGAGGAGCTTCTGGAGCAGTGTAAAGTCGTGCCGACTGTAAACCAAATTGAAATGCATCCCTTCATTTATCGCTATCGGCATGAAGTCATAAATCTTTGTCTTGAAAACAGCATCTGTGTCGAATGCTACAGTCCTTTGACTAAAGGAGTAAGGCTCCACGATCATGACCTGGTCACGACGGCTGAGAACTATGGGAAATCTACAGCGCAGATTTTAATTCGTTGGGGTTTGCAGAAGGGTTTCATCACCATTCCTAAGTCAGAAAACCTAATACGTATTGCCGAAAACGCCGATGTCTTCGATTTTGAAATCGAAGATACTGATATGGAAAAACTCGACCAACTGAACGAAAATTATAGTTGTACATGGGACCCAACAGATGAGCCATAG
- the araD_2 gene encoding L-2-keto-3-deoxyarabonate dehydratase yields the protein MKKELFRGIFTIPATPFDRNGEIDESSFRRCIDFCIACGAHGLVYPVNASSFSVLSDDERRAMTEVLVAQTRGKIPVIVGVQHLSGKTAAGMASHAKQIGANGVIAMPPYAWKQQPSTEAIYDYYSMISEAAQMPIFVQNNPPPIGIVMTPEFLNRLCNEIEHVSYIKEEVPPSTLNTSRIIKLNSGSCKGVMGGAGGRYLIEEYRRGTCGNMPGCHVTDVMVAFWEALDRNMEENAMQIYRELAPLYFFETQLPGVYNEILHRRGVIECPAQRNGIVPIDRISSSYLDEILKNLEPLMSWIP from the coding sequence ATGAAGAAAGAACTATTTAGGGGAATTTTTACCATACCGGCTACTCCGTTCGACAGGAACGGAGAAATCGATGAATCTAGCTTCCGCAGGTGTATTGACTTCTGTATAGCATGTGGAGCACACGGTCTAGTCTACCCAGTAAACGCAAGTTCCTTCTCGGTCCTTTCAGATGACGAGCGCCGCGCTATGACAGAGGTTCTAGTAGCCCAAACCCGCGGAAAGATTCCAGTTATCGTTGGAGTACAGCATCTTTCTGGAAAGACAGCTGCTGGGATGGCAAGTCACGCCAAACAAATCGGAGCAAATGGGGTTATAGCCATGCCTCCTTACGCGTGGAAACAACAACCGTCGACCGAGGCAATTTACGATTACTACAGCATGATCTCGGAAGCAGCCCAAATGCCAATTTTTGTGCAAAACAACCCACCACCAATCGGGATTGTAATGACCCCTGAATTTCTTAACCGGCTATGCAACGAGATCGAACACGTATCTTATATCAAGGAGGAAGTGCCCCCATCAACCCTAAATACCTCTCGAATCATAAAACTCAACTCAGGATCCTGCAAGGGAGTAATGGGAGGAGCTGGAGGACGTTATCTCATCGAGGAGTATCGAAGGGGCACGTGTGGAAATATGCCTGGCTGCCATGTCACTGATGTTATGGTAGCCTTCTGGGAGGCTCTAGACAGAAATATGGAAGAAAATGCTATGCAGATCTACCGAGAGTTAGCACCGCTTTATTTTTTCGAAACCCAACTGCCTGGTGTTTATAACGAAATACTTCATCGTCGCGGTGTCATCGAATGTCCAGCTCAACGTAATGGAATTGTACCAATCGACAGAATCTCATCTAGCTATCTCGACGAGATTCTCAAGAATCTAGAACCCTTGATGAGCTGGATCCCATAG
- the ectD_4 gene encoding Ectoine dioxygenase, producing the protein MKYNQAATLPVEKSLLSKAEINSYTENGYLSLSGVLNGSELEELQSVTDEFIDKSREIKESDTVFDLEPSHSFANPRLRRLKSPSKTHPVFKKTLSHTRILDIVSQLIGPDIYTNGDKMNMKLPHVGSPVEWHQDWAFYPHTNDDLLAVGICLDDSNKKNGCLMVVPGSHRGPTLDHHQDGHFVGAVTDRNFDPAAAVPIELKAGDISIHHVRALHGSLPNKSDKARRLFLIQYAALDAWPLQPPQYMGTDFHEFDNYILRGSPNFQPRMADVPVRLPLPPAKRRGSIYETQLELKESTFQKS; encoded by the coding sequence ATGAAATACAATCAAGCTGCTACCCTCCCTGTAGAAAAATCTTTGCTAAGTAAGGCTGAGATAAACAGCTACACCGAAAATGGCTACTTGTCACTTTCTGGGGTTCTGAATGGATCAGAACTTGAAGAACTACAAAGCGTGACGGATGAGTTTATCGATAAGTCGCGGGAGATAAAAGAAAGTGACACCGTTTTTGATCTTGAACCCTCTCATAGTTTTGCCAATCCCCGTTTGCGCCGACTTAAGAGTCCGTCCAAAACGCATCCCGTTTTTAAGAAAACCCTCAGCCATACCCGAATACTCGATATCGTTTCCCAACTCATCGGACCCGATATTTATACAAATGGTGATAAAATGAACATGAAGCTGCCTCACGTAGGGAGCCCTGTCGAATGGCACCAGGATTGGGCATTCTATCCCCATACCAACGACGATCTCTTGGCAGTCGGTATCTGCCTTGATGATTCAAACAAAAAAAACGGTTGTCTCATGGTGGTTCCAGGTTCCCACAGGGGGCCTACTCTTGATCACCATCAAGACGGACATTTCGTTGGTGCCGTAACCGACAGGAATTTTGACCCCGCAGCAGCAGTTCCTATAGAACTAAAAGCGGGCGATATTTCCATTCACCATGTACGTGCCCTACATGGCTCATTGCCTAATAAATCGGATAAAGCCCGACGCCTTTTCCTTATTCAATATGCTGCTCTCGATGCTTGGCCACTTCAACCTCCACAGTATATGGGAACAGATTTTCACGAATTTGATAACTATATTCTTCGCGGGTCACCTAATTTTCAACCTAGAATGGCTGACGTTCCGGTTCGACTACCTCTCCCTCCTGCCAAGAGGCGGGGTTCTATTTACGAAACTCAGCTGGAATTAAAGGAATCTACCTTCCAGAAATCCTAA
- a CDS encoding D-galactonate dehydratase family member, which produces MGNPTTIEDVEVITTQPAQARFVVVKVVTSEPGLYGLGCATFTQRFHAVVAAVEKHLKPFLIGRDVDRIEEIWQMGMVNGYWRNGPVLNNALSGVDQALWDIKGKRAGMPLYQLLGGKCREAAACYAHAGGGTVEEVFDSVQILMNEGYRYLRIQMGGYGGSDATDKLRPEGAPDGNYYDPGSYRRKHLELFDRLREEFGYEIELLHDIHERLRPIEAVGFAKDVECFRLFFLEDPLAPEDIDWFQRIREQCVTPIAMGELFNHPLEWKPLIEKRLIDFIRMHVSQMGGLTPARNVASFANLHGIRTAWHGPGDTSPVGHAAQLHLDLWAPNFGIQEWCGFNDLVYEMFPGLPEVRNGYMYSNNQPGIGIDINERLASRYPCRDAVEEWTQTRLPDGSPVRP; this is translated from the coding sequence ATGGGGAACCCCACGACTATAGAGGACGTTGAAGTAATCACAACACAACCTGCTCAAGCTAGGTTTGTCGTAGTGAAGGTTGTCACATCGGAACCTGGTCTTTATGGACTGGGCTGCGCCACTTTCACTCAGAGATTCCATGCCGTAGTTGCGGCAGTTGAGAAACATCTTAAGCCCTTTCTCATTGGTCGAGACGTAGACCGGATCGAGGAGATTTGGCAAATGGGAATGGTTAATGGATATTGGAGGAATGGTCCGGTTCTGAATAATGCTTTATCGGGAGTGGACCAGGCGCTTTGGGATATTAAAGGGAAGCGTGCCGGAATGCCGCTCTACCAGCTATTGGGGGGGAAATGTAGGGAGGCTGCCGCGTGTTATGCCCATGCTGGGGGAGGAACGGTCGAAGAGGTTTTTGATAGCGTCCAAATCTTGATGAATGAAGGGTACCGTTATCTGCGCATACAAATGGGAGGATATGGAGGCTCGGATGCAACCGATAAATTACGTCCCGAAGGTGCACCCGATGGAAATTATTATGACCCAGGATCCTATAGGCGTAAACACTTGGAATTGTTCGATCGCCTTCGTGAAGAATTTGGATATGAAATCGAACTTCTTCACGATATTCATGAACGATTGAGACCGATTGAAGCGGTAGGGTTTGCGAAGGATGTCGAGTGTTTTCGGCTATTCTTTCTTGAGGACCCACTGGCACCAGAAGATATTGATTGGTTCCAGCGAATCCGTGAGCAGTGCGTAACCCCAATAGCAATGGGGGAACTTTTCAACCATCCGCTCGAGTGGAAACCACTAATTGAGAAAAGACTGATCGATTTCATACGCATGCATGTGAGCCAAATGGGAGGTCTAACGCCAGCTAGAAACGTAGCTTCTTTTGCGAACCTCCACGGCATTCGAACCGCATGGCATGGGCCAGGTGACACTTCTCCAGTGGGTCATGCTGCCCAACTTCATCTCGATCTATGGGCTCCAAACTTTGGGATTCAAGAATGGTGCGGGTTTAATGATTTAGTCTACGAGATGTTTCCAGGACTTCCTGAAGTAAGAAATGGGTATATGTATTCCAATAATCAGCCAGGTATTGGCATTGATATTAATGAGAGACTTGCTTCTCGATACCCGTGCCGTGATGCAGTTGAGGAGTGGACCCAGACTCGATTGCCGGATGGGAGTCCGGTAAGGCCCTAG
- the dgoD_10 gene encoding D-galactonate dehydratase, with protein sequence MKITDIETFVVGNPWKNWVFIKLYTNEGVYGIGEATAHRKAKMMEAALLEYRQYYLNRNPFDLEKINYELTTNSAPAPVRAAIDIACWDIKGKVLRQPIYNLIGGRFRGRIRAYANGWYQVDREPEAFAERAKEVVKKGYTAMKFDPFGTAFERISKFELKRSISIVEAVRTAVGNDVDLFIECHGRFNSTIGINVGRRLEIYDPGWIEEPVRSSQIEDLKTISSSISIPIAAGESLDGIDSFLQLIASRATQIIQPDPITCGGISEIKKICAIAQAHHIDVAPHNAQGPVCTAACLHIGASTPNILIQEVFEDFATPFSEQITDNPIKCEMGEIQIPTGPGLGLELNETEMAKFPYDESHFLDMYGKEGWEKRNLTTPTQI encoded by the coding sequence ATGAAGATTACTGATATCGAAACCTTTGTTGTTGGAAATCCCTGGAAGAATTGGGTTTTTATCAAACTGTATACCAACGAAGGAGTATACGGCATCGGAGAAGCAACAGCTCATCGAAAGGCAAAGATGATGGAAGCCGCTTTGCTGGAGTATAGGCAATACTATCTTAATCGTAATCCCTTCGACCTGGAAAAAATCAACTATGAACTCACAACTAATTCCGCTCCAGCTCCGGTAAGAGCCGCAATCGACATCGCGTGCTGGGACATTAAAGGAAAGGTCTTAAGACAACCAATTTATAATCTAATAGGCGGGCGATTCCGTGGTAGAATTCGAGCTTATGCCAACGGATGGTACCAAGTTGACCGAGAACCTGAAGCTTTCGCAGAACGAGCAAAAGAAGTTGTTAAGAAAGGCTACACAGCCATGAAATTCGATCCTTTTGGCACCGCTTTCGAAAGGATATCAAAATTTGAACTAAAGCGTTCAATAAGCATTGTTGAGGCTGTAAGGACAGCAGTTGGGAATGATGTAGATCTTTTTATTGAATGCCACGGGAGGTTTAATTCAACAATTGGGATCAACGTAGGCCGACGTCTCGAAATATATGATCCTGGATGGATTGAGGAACCCGTTCGTTCATCTCAGATCGAAGACCTGAAAACGATTTCATCCTCCATTTCAATTCCGATCGCGGCTGGAGAAAGTCTGGATGGAATCGACTCCTTTCTCCAATTGATTGCCAGCCGAGCGACACAAATCATTCAACCTGATCCAATTACTTGTGGAGGCATTTCTGAAATAAAAAAAATCTGTGCCATTGCGCAGGCCCACCATATCGACGTCGCTCCACACAACGCACAGGGACCAGTTTGCACTGCTGCCTGTCTCCACATCGGTGCCTCAACTCCAAACATACTGATTCAAGAAGTATTCGAAGACTTCGCCACTCCCTTCTCAGAACAAATTACCGACAATCCGATAAAGTGTGAAATGGGTGAGATCCAAATTCCCACCGGTCCAGGGCTGGGACTTGAACTTAATGAAACCGAAATGGCCAAATTCCCCTATGATGAATCTCATTTCCTCGATATGTATGGGAAAGAGGGCTGGGAGAAACGGAACTTAACAACTCCTACTCAGATTTAA
- the iolG_15 gene encoding Myo-inositol 2-dehydrogenase, protein MKNYRLGIIGLGRMGSTIDDEGHGRDPYSIAASCQAIECLTLAAGADLRAERREAFRDRWGVKALYEDYMEMVEKEKPDLVAVCTTASGLQKPINKAPDSTFRGDSHAELTIALANAGVPMLYVEKAMASSLEQADLILNAIKKNKTVINTGVLRRFDESYDAVRDAISSGEIGEPRAVIHFAPSSLMHGHIHSIDTVSFLLGDPKITAVRGELLPRDLEIKGCHLSQDPNAIYQLRFENGVEVSSIAAGEWEFEVVGTAGSIRSINNGNGTILRKPGSMVGRRQSWEEVPFPPKSPKSPVVSCLEDILSAFSSGGPTLGHIDCAHHITEACFAVAESHRKGGTWVDLPLLERGLYIFHV, encoded by the coding sequence ATGAAGAATTATCGTTTAGGAATAATTGGTCTTGGCCGTATGGGTAGTACTATCGATGACGAGGGACACGGTAGAGATCCCTACTCAATAGCAGCTTCATGCCAGGCCATCGAGTGTTTAACTCTGGCAGCAGGAGCCGACCTCCGAGCGGAAAGACGCGAGGCCTTTAGGGATCGTTGGGGAGTGAAAGCCCTTTATGAAGATTACATGGAAATGGTCGAAAAGGAGAAGCCAGATTTGGTTGCAGTTTGTACTACCGCTTCTGGACTTCAGAAACCTATTAATAAAGCCCCAGATTCAACCTTTCGTGGTGACTCACACGCAGAACTGACAATAGCACTAGCTAATGCAGGGGTTCCAATGCTTTATGTAGAGAAAGCGATGGCGAGTTCACTGGAACAAGCCGATTTAATTCTAAATGCGATCAAAAAAAATAAGACGGTTATCAATACAGGAGTCCTTCGTAGGTTTGATGAGTCCTACGATGCAGTGCGTGATGCAATTTCATCGGGTGAGATTGGAGAGCCGAGGGCTGTCATACACTTTGCTCCTTCCAGTCTAATGCATGGACATATCCATTCTATCGATACTGTATCATTCCTTCTCGGTGATCCAAAGATCACTGCAGTTCGTGGCGAGTTGCTCCCTAGAGATTTAGAAATCAAAGGTTGCCATCTTTCACAGGATCCTAACGCCATCTATCAATTACGCTTCGAGAATGGCGTTGAAGTATCCTCAATTGCAGCAGGAGAATGGGAATTCGAAGTGGTTGGAACTGCGGGCTCCATCCGTTCAATCAATAATGGCAATGGTACTATTTTGCGGAAACCAGGTTCTATGGTAGGACGTCGCCAGAGTTGGGAGGAGGTCCCGTTTCCCCCAAAAAGCCCAAAGAGTCCTGTGGTCTCATGCCTTGAAGATATCTTGTCTGCATTCAGTTCGGGAGGTCCGACTCTGGGCCATATTGATTGTGCGCATCATATTACAGAGGCTTGTTTCGCTGTAGCTGAAAGTCACCGTAAGGGTGGAACTTGGGTTGACCTGCCTTTACTTGAAAGAGGACTTTACATTTTTCATGTTTGA